In Cyclopterus lumpus isolate fCycLum1 chromosome 9, fCycLum1.pri, whole genome shotgun sequence, a single genomic region encodes these proteins:
- the LOC117736158 gene encoding tripartite motif-containing protein 16-like — MLFRPEVKVSSEEVKLRHSLLPRGEMEPKGVQLDQETFSCSICLDLLKDPVTIPCGHSYCMNCIKDHWDEEDGKKLLSCPQCRQTFTTRPVLLKNTMLAVLVEQLKKTGLQAAPADHCYAGPEDVGCDVCTGRRLKAFKSCLVCLASYCEKHLQPHYDAPPLKKHQLVDPSNQLQENICSRHDEVMKMFCRTDQQCICYLCSVDEHKGHDTVSAAAERTERQRELEGSRLNIQQRIQDREKDLKLLHQEVEAINLSADKTVEDSEKMFTELIRLMENRSSDVKQQVRSQQRTEVSRVKELQEKLEQEITELKRNDAELKLLSHTEDLNQLLHHYPSLSPLSGSTDSSSINIRPLRYFEDVTAAVSGLRDELQDVLRDKWTNVSLTGTEVDVLLSAPEPTTRDGFLRCSCDITLDPNTANTRLLLSDGNRKGTFMKEHQSYSSHPDRFSRCPQVLSRESLTGRCYWEVEWRGGGVYVAVSYKNIMRTGDECMFGFNNKSWALYCLNNSFIFVHNKVPTPVSGPPSSRLGVYLDHRAGILSFYSVSETMTLLHRVQTTFTQPLYAGLRFYSSGDTAEFCKLK, encoded by the coding sequence ATGTTGTTCAGACCAGAAGTCAAAGTCTCTTCTGAGGAAGTGAAACTCAGACACTCGTTGTTACCGAGAGGTGAAATGGAGCCCAAAGGAGTTCAGCTGGACCAGGAGACCTTCTCTTGTtccatctgtctggatctcctgaaggATCCGGTGACTATTCCCTGTGGACACAGCTACTGCATGAACTGTATTAAAGACCActgggatgaagaggacgggAAGAAGCTCCTCAGCTGCCCTCAGTGTAGGCAGACCTTCACAACGAGGCCTGTCCTGCTGAAGAACACCATGTTGGCAGTTttagtggagcagctgaagaagactggactccaagctgctcctgctgatcactgctatgctggacctgaagatgtgggctgtgatgtctgcactgggaggagactgaaggccttcaagtcctgtctggtgtgtctggcttcttactgtgagaaacaccTCCAGCCTCATTATGATGCACCTCCATTAAAGaaacaccagctggtggacccctccaaccagctccaggagaacatctgctctcgtcacgatgaggtgatgaagatgttCTGCCGTACTGATCAGCAGTGTATCTGCTACCTCTGCTCTGTGGATGAACATAAAGGCCACGACaccgtctcagctgcagcagaaaggaccgagaggcagagagagctggaggggagtcgactaaacatccagcagagaatccaggacagagagaaagacctgaagctgctccatcaggaggtggaggccatcaacctctctgctgataaaacagtggaggacagtgagaagatgttcactgagctgatccgtctcatggagaacagaagctctgatgtgaagcagcaggtcagatcccagcagagaactgaagtgagtcgagtcaaagagcttcaggagaagctggagcaggagatcactgagctgaagaggaacgacgctgagctgaagctgctctcacacacagaggatctcaACCAGCTTCTCCACCACTACCCCTCACTGTCACCACTCAGTGGGTCTACAGACTCATCCAGCATCAACATCCGTCCTCTGAGATACTTTGAGGACGTGACGGCGGCTGTTTCAGGACTCAGAGATGAACTACAGGACGTCCTGAGAGACAAGTGGACAAACGTCTCACTGACGGGGACTGAAGTGGATGTTTTACTGTCTGCACCAGAGCCCACGACCAGAGATGGATTCTTAAGATGTTCATGTGACATCACtctggatccaaacacagcaaacacacgGCTGTTATTATCTGATGGGAACAGAAAAGGAACTTTTATGAAGGAACATCAGTCTTATTCTAGTCACCCAGACAGGTTCAGTAGATGTCCTCAGGTCCTGAgtagagagagtctgactggacgttgttactgggaggtggagtggagaggaggaggagtttatgTAGCAGTTTCATACAAGAACATCATGAGAACAGGGGATGAATGTATGTTTGGATTCAATAACAAATCTTGGGCGTTATATTGTCTCAATAACAGTTTTATATTTGTTCACAACAAAGTCCCCACCCCCGTCTCTGGTCCTCCGTCCTCCAGACTAGGAgtgtacctggatcacagagcaggtattctgtccttctacagcgtctctgaaaccatgactctcctccacagagtccagaccacattcactcagcctctctatgcTGGACTTAGGTTTTATTCTTCTGGAGACACTGCTGAGTTCTGTAAACTCAAATAG